The Streptococcus gwangjuense nucleotide sequence AAACAGAGGACGCTACGCTTCCTTCCTTGGCAACAACAAGATGAGTAGGCTCATCTTTTACAGCAGTCTGAGATGGTTGTCTAAAGAGCAAAATCCCTCCAGCCCCCAATACAACTACACTTGCAGCACCAATTGCTGCATACAATTGCCACTTTTTAGCTTTGCGATTCTTTTTCATAATGAAACTCCTTTTTTATTTAAAGTCCTTAACAATATTATATAAAAATTACCAAATATAAACAATAACAGTTCAGAACGAAATAATGACATTTCAGGATTTAATTATTGTTCGGAATTTTTTTAACTATCATTGTACTAGTTATATAATACACTTTATTTTTCTTTTTTGCAAGCCTTTTCTTTAATTTTTTTTTGAACGTAGCAGATTTTTGCAATCAATTCAAAAAAAAGATAGAATATGACTATCAAAAAATGACACTCTACTATTTAAAAGAGTACAAAGGAGTTTTCAATGAGAGAATACGATATCATTGCTATCGGTGGAGGTAGTGGAGGAATTGCTACCATGAACCGTGCTGGTGAACACGGAGCTAAAGCAGCCGTTATTGAGGAAAAGAAATTAGGTGGAACCTGTGTCAATGTCGGTTGTGTTCCTAAAAAAATCATGTGGTACGGGGCGCAAATCGCTGAGACTTTCCATCAATTTGGAGAAGACTACGGTTTTAAGACTACTGATCTTAACTTTGACTTTGCAACCCTACGTCGCAATCGTGAAGCTTACATCGATCGCGCTCGTTCTTCTTATGATGGGAGTTTTAAACGCAACGGTGTAGACTTGATTGAAGGTCATGCTGAATTTGTAGATTCTCATACTGTCAGTGTAAATGGTGAACTGATTCGTGCTAAACATATCGTGATTGCTACTGGTGCCCATCCAAGTATTCCAAACATTCCTGGTGCTGAGTTAGGTGGCTCTTCTGATGATGTATTCGCCTGGGAAGAATTGCCAGAGTCAGTTGCAATTCTAGGCGCTGGTTATATTGCCGTTGAATTGGCTGGCGTACTTCACACCTTTGGTGTCAAGACAGACCTCTTTGTTCGCCGCGATCGTCCTTTACGTGGTTTTGACTCTTACATCGTTGAAGGTCTGGTTAAGGAAATGGAAAGAACAAACTTGCCACTTCATACTCACAAAGTCCCTGCTAAGTTAGAAAAAACTACTGATGGCATTACCATTCATTTCGAAGATGGTACTAGTCACACAGCTAGCCAAGTTATCTGGGCTACTGGTCGCCGTCCAAACGTTGAAGGCTTGCAACTTGAAAAAGCTGGAGTTACTCTGAACGAACGTGGCTTTATCCAAGTGGATGAATACCAAAATACTGTTGTTGAGGGAATCTACGCTCTAGGTGATGTAACGGGCGAAAAAGAACTGACTCCAGTTGCTATCAAGGCTGGTCGTACTTTGTCTGAACGTCTCTTTAACGGCAAAACAACTGCTAAAATGGACTACTCAACTATTCCAACCGTTGTCTTTTCACACCCTGCTATCGGAACTGTTGGCTTGACAGAAGAGCAAGCTATTAAAGAATACGGCCAAGACAAAATCAAGGTTTACAAATCAAGCTTTACTTCTATGTACTCTGCTTGCACTTGCAACCGTCAAGAAACACGTTTCAAATTGATCACAGCTGGTTCAGAAGAAAAAGTTGTCGGACTTCATGGAATTGGCTACGGTGTTGATGAAATGATTCAAGGATTTGCTGTTGCTATCAAAATGGGAGCAACCAAGGCTGACTTTGATGCAACTGTGGCGATTCACCCAACTGCATCTGAAGAATTTGTAACTATGCGTTAATCAAAACAAAAGAAGCTGATACAAATGTGTCTGCTTCTTTTTTGATGCTTTCGAATCAACAAAACAATAATCCAACTTAACCAGTAAGCAAAATCGGCCGTTACAGTTTTTGTTACCTTATCTTTAAAAATTGGTTGACAATGATTCCACTATGAGTATAATAGTTACTATACATCAGAAAAGAGGTTAACTATTTTGAAAAAAGCTCACGTTTATGCTATCCCTGCGATTGGGGCTGCTCTCATTGCTGTATTGGCACAAATCAGTCTCCCAATTGGACCTGTCCCCTTCACTCTGCAAAACTTTGCAATCGGCTTAATTGCTACTGTCTTTAGACCGAGAGAGGCTGTACTTTCTGTTGGTCTCTATCTTCTTCTAGGCGCTATCGGTCTTCCTGTCTTTGCAGGAGGTGGAGCAGGATTTCAGGCTTTAGTTGGCCCTACTGCAGGCTATCTTTGGTTTTATCTTGTGTACTCTGGACTGACTTCCTCTCTAACCAACAGCAAGAGCGGGATTGTCAATATTTTTCTTGCAAATCTCTTGGGTGATGCCCTTGTCTTTGTCGGAGGGATTCTCAGCTTGCATTTCCTAGCTGGAATGGCATTTGAAAAAGCTCTTGTTGTGGGGGTCATTCCTTTTATCATTCCAGACCTTGGTAAACTTCTAGCTATTAGTTTGATTAGCCGTCCCCTACTTCAACGCCTTAAAAATCAGGCTTACTTCGCTAACTAAAAAAGGATATCGAGTTGTCATGACTCAATATCCTTTTCTTTCATTTTAAAAATTTAATTTCCTTTAAAGGCATCCACCATCGTTTGAAATTCTTCATTTGATAGAGTAATTCCTTTGCCCATCTTAGTGTGGTCTGGGCTCCAAGCACGAATATCAAACTTTGCAGGGGCACCATTAAAGCTCACACGGTTGATTTCCTTGGTCCAACCTTTTTCGTTTTCAGAAAGAGTCAACAAATGCTCTTCGATTTCAAATGTAAATTCTGCCATTTTCTTCTCCTTTTTTAGCTTTCATTTGATTATTCGTAAAATCTTGTAGATTTTAGGAAAATTTTATATAATATTGATATAAAAGAAGGGAGGCCGATATGAAACATAAATTCCAGCAAGTTCTAGATAAAATACATGACTTTTTAAATGGACATGACCAACCTGACCAGACTGAAACCAACTCCCTTACGGCTACTATTGAAGAGGCTATCCAGAAACAAACCGCTGTTCATCTTATCTTGTCTGAGACAAGCTTTACGGGTGACATCATCAAATACGATCAGCAACGCCAGCAAATTATCGTGAAAAATTTTGCCAAAAATGTGACCCGTATTATCCGTATAAGCGATATTCAACGCCTGCGGTTTGTCCCTTCAACTGTCCAAACAGCCCAAAAAAATAGATTTAAGAAAGAGTGAGATGTAGTTGCTTCATCCCACTCTTTTTTCTTAGCGAATTTGTTCAAAATGCAAATGAACCGCGATATGATCCCCATAACCACTTCTTTCCAAGTCACGTTGTAGACGATAGGAAATATAATGTTCTGCTATGGTAATGTAACCTGCACCCAGTAAACGATGTTCAACCATAGACTGAATCATGCTGATGGTAGCACGTTCCACCTTGGCTTCTTCCAAATCCAAAACCACTTTCTTAGTGACTTGTGCAAGGTTTTGACGCAAATCATCTGTCAATACATAGACAGTCTGAGCCGCCTTTAAGATAGCTTGGTAAATCTTATCTGGATTAAATTCAGCAATTTCTCCATCACGTTTGATTACTTGCATAGGTATCTCCTTTATTCTTTGTTTTCTTTGATTTCTGCCAGCATTTTTTCTTCTTCTGCTGTCAGTTGATAATTTTCTAACAAATCCGGTCTGCGCTCGTAGGTTTTCTTTAAACTCTCGTACAAGCGCCACTGACGGATTTTTTCATGGTGCCCGCTCATCAGAACATCTGGGACAACCATACCTCGATAATCATAGGGACGTGTGTACTGAGGATATTCGAGAAGGCCTGAAGAAAAACTATCATCTTGGTGGCTAGACTCCTTGCCAATCACTTCTGGAATCAGACGTACCGTAGCATCAATCATGGTCATAGCCGCCAATTCACCACCAGTCAGGACATAGTCCCCCAGGGAAATCTCATCTGTCACCAAGGTCTTAATGCGCTCATCATATCCTTCGTAGTGCCCACAGATAAAGATTAGCTCTTCCTCTTGAGCCAAATCCTCAGCATAAGCCTGATTAAACTGCTTTCCAGCTGGATCGAGGAGAATCACGCGCGGATTTTTCTTTTCAATAGCATCAAAGGCATCGAAAATGGGTTGGGCTCGAAGTAACATCCCCTGACCACCTCCATATGGCTCGTCGTCCACATGGCGGGCCTTTTCAGCATTTTCTCGAAAATTATGATACTGGATATCCAAGAGCCCTTTTTCTCGAGCCTTTCCAACGATTGAGTGCTCAAGTGGAGAAAACATCTCTGGAAAGAGGGTTAAAATATCAATCTTCATCGTCTAATCCTTCTAAGATTTCCACATCGACCCGTTTATTTGGAATATCAACATTGAGAACCACTGGTGGGATATAAGGCAAGAGCAAGTCACGCTTACCTTTTCGCTTGACCACCCAGACATCGTTGGCACCTGGTTGCAAGATTTCCTTGATAGTCCCAATCAAGTTCTCTCCCTCATAGACTTCCAAACCAATAATCTCGTGATAGTAGAATTCACCATCGTCTAGATCATTCAAATCTTCCTCAGCAACCTTGAGACTGTACCCCTTGTACTTTTCGATAGCATTGATATGGTACATATCTTTGAATTTAATAATGTCAAAGTTCTTCTGTTTACGGTGGCTAGCAATGGTCACTGTTTGAACAAACTGATCTTTTTCATCAAACAAAGCCAGCTTAGCCCCTTTTTTAAACCGTTCTTCTGCAAAATCTGTCACAGACAAGACTCGCATCTCACCCTGCAACCCCTGCGTATTAACGATTTTCCCAACATTAAAGTAGTTCATCTTGTCTCCTGTACTCTCCTTTTTTTCATCTTATTCTGACAATTCTCGAATAATAGTCGCAATTTTTTCGGGTTCAGACCACTGTAAATAATGGTGACTCCCTCCTAAAATGAGTTTAGTATTGGAAGTCCAATATTCTGATTCTCTGTACTCTTTTTCTCTATAAGGCTGACAAAAAATAAATACAGGGATATAAGATTCTATAGATACATTCTCAAAATCTTCCTCAGTAATCTCTCCAGATATCTGAAATCCTGTATCTTGATTTTCCAACTCTGAACCTTTTTCTTGCATTATTTCCCAGATTTCTTTATTAATTTCAGTGCTAAATGTCTCTTGAGTTAAATTCTTAAAATAAAATTCAGGACCACACTCTTCAATCAACATCATCTGCTTTTCCATTTCTGGATAAGGATTTTCTGAAAAATCAGCAAACATGACTTTTTTAGTTGTCGGTTCAATTGCTACTAAAGCCTGACACTTAATTGGTTTCTTGAGTAATTTGCAAGCTAAAATTCCACTCAAACTATGTGTACAAAGTATATATTCAGAAATCCCTAATTCTTCAAGTACTTTATAAACTGCATCTGCAAGATTATCTAGATTTTTTCCAGCTTGGTCATGAATCGGACTCCTACCTGTGTTCGGAAAATCAATTGTCAAATAACCAATTGTAGGAGGAAGTTTTTCAAGTATAAGTGAAAAATTTTCATAACTTGGTAGTAAACCTGCCCCACTTAAACAAACTAGCATTTTCTTTTGCTTTTGATAAGTAACAGAGAGACTACCAATTTCTGTAGATACTTCAATCCTCTTCATAAAGAAATCCACTCGTTCTATATAATGAATTATTAAAAATCCTTATCCCTTATTTTATCACGTTCTATGGATTTTCTCAAGTTGGAGTAAGAGGACAATAGCTCTACTTCCCCTTCAAAAATCCTTCCAAATCTCGTTCATGCTGATATTTGATAGCCGCCTTTTTGTCTTTTTCAAAAATGGTCTTGGTTAGATCTATGTCGTTGATGGCCGCAATTGCGACAGTGTAGTGAATGATATCAGCCAATTCTTTTGCTAGTTCCTCGTTCGAATCTTGAACTCCTTCTTTTCGACCAGAGCGTCCATTTAAAACCTCAGCAACTTCTCCAACTTCTTCTACTAGCTTAATAAAAAGCCCTTCTTCTGTTCTAGATTGTCGGTAATGGTCAAGTAAATATTCCTCTAGTTGTCTAACTGTTAAATCTCTCATTCTTTCTCCTGGCAAAAAAAGCGAGACATTCGTCCCGCCCTTCTTATTTTTCGTCAATAACGATTCTTACTTTTTTGTCTTCAGTTGGGACAGAGTAGACAATCGTTCTTATCGCAGAAATAGTGCGACCCTTACGACCGATTACACGACCCACATCGCTTTGATCAAGATCCAAATGATATTCCAAAAATTCTGGTGTATCTTCAATCTTGATAGTTAAGGCATCTGGTTGTGAAATCAAGGGTTTCACAATCGCAATAATGAGATTTTCAATCGTATCCATCTGTCAACCTACTTTAAACTTATTTTGAGAATTTAGAATCGTGGAATTTTTTCAATACGCCTTCTTTTGAAAGGATGTTACGTACTGTATCTGAAGGTTGAGCTCCATCAGCCAACCATGCAAGAACGCGGTCTTCTTTCAAAGTTACTTGGTTTTCAGCAACAAGTGGGTTGTAAGTTCCAACTGTTTCGATGAAACGTCCGTCACGTGGTGAACGTGAATCTGCTACATTGATACGGTAGAAAGGTTTTTTCTTAGAACCCATACGAGTCAAACGGATTTTAACTGCCATTTTTAAAGTCTCTTTTCTTATTTTTTATTTCGGTGAAATAGCTGAGCTATTTAGCACATGTTCTATTATAACAGATTTCTAACAGGTGTCAAGAAAAAAACTTGACAGACTATAAAATTCTTAAATCATTTAGAAATTTGTTATATTTTAAAGAAAAATCAGAAAGAGAATGTCATAAATACTATTTTAGAAAAATTTTATAAAGACCATAAAGTCAAACCCTCCATCTCTCCTGAACGTGATTTGGATGCTTGGCTTCTAAATTCCAAGCCTGTTCCCAAGCGAAATATCAAGGATTTTAAGAATGATATCTACTAAAGTTGTTTGACTATCAAGGGCTTTTATTAAAAAATTTTTTCAAATAATTGCCACCTTGGCACATAAATTCTTGCTTTCCAAATTTAAATGTGATATATTTATAACATAAAATTTAAGTGTTATATATTTATAACACAAAAAAGGAGTCTATCATGAAAAAAAGTCAAAAAATGCGTGGCCTCATTGCAATGATTGCTGTAGCTCTCTTTATTGATTTTATTGTTTTATTTGGTTCTAATCTTAGTTGGGGACCCAAGTTAGTTATTACTGGTATTTCAGTGTCAGGTCAAATTGTAGCTATTTGTAGCTGGCTACATAAGAGTCAGAAAGGTAAGGGAAAGATTATTTTTGACTTATCTGCTAAGCTTTACACGATACTTGTGTTTGCAGCAAGCATTTTTTATACAGTAGGAATTTGGGTTGCGACCCCAAGCGAAAGTTCTGGTATTAAAGAATGGATTTTGGGAATTGGCCTCGTTATTGAAGTGATTGTATTTGGTTTTTTCTCTTTGAAAAATGTCAAGGAAACTCCGGACGAACGCTTTTATGCCAATTTAGCAAAGGCAGCTAGCTTGATGTTAGTTTTTACACTAGGCGCACTGATGAGCCTAACAGTTATCATTGGGTATATGGGGTCTCTCACTCTTTACATGGGTCAAGTCTTTATTAGCATAGCTGCCTTGATTTTCATCTTTGCGGTTGTCTACTTTATCTTGGAACGGAGAGGATAAGCATGGCCAAAGAAAGCAAGATTATTACTAATCTTAAATCTGTTCGTGAGTCGACAGGCATGACCCAGCAGGAGTTAGCCGACCTCATCGGCATGCGACGCGAGACAATTCTGCACTTGGAAAATAACCGTTACAACCCTTCGCTGGAAATGGCTCTTAAAATTGCTCAAGTTTTTAATCTGAAAGTAGAAGACCTCTTTGAACTCAGACAGAACGAGGAAGCATAATTCTTTTCGAGACCTAGTATTAAGTTCATTGATTAATTAGGAATTGAATTCAAAAGAAAAATCCTTTGAAAATGTGCTCTTTTAAAATATAGTAATTCTTTCGAATTAACCTTTACTAATTGTGATGCTTTACGAGCTTTCTTAAGACCTGGTTGGGGCACCACTTATTTTATCCAATTTCAAAATGCTTTAAAATCAACGTTTTCATAAGTTTCTAAAAATTCAAATTTCAATTAAGTTCAATCACTTTCATTTAAATAAGGTAAACTTTCATTAAAAATAAGATAAAATCGAACCAGAATATCAAAAGTTTACCTTATTTGGTTTTTACAGAGGTGAAATAGGGGTTCACTACACGTCAATAGATGTTAGAAACCTTGATTTTAAGCGATTCTTGAAATTCTAAATTTCACTACATTGCAATATAAATCAACCGAATCACTACCTTTTTCACTACCTTTTTTGAAATAAGAATAATGATTCGGATATATAAAAGAAGAGGAACTTTATTGTGAAGCTCCTCTTTTTGTTATGTGTTCTTTTTCTCACAGATCGTATGACCTGGTTTGACACAGTTGGATTTCAGGTACTTTCAGTTTAGCTTTATATCAACCATCATCAAAATCCAACTATTTTCTTATTTTAAAAAATATGAATAAGTTTGATTGAATGAGGGAATTTCTTTAAATTTTTTCTTAGCACCTATAAGTTAATAATACTATTCTTTAAATTATAGTTTATAATTATCTGATGTTTCAATGACCACAAAACAAAGTACAGCGAATCACTTCCTTTAGTCAAACATATAACTGAACAACATTGTTTATCTTCCTGCACTTTCATATTTTTTCAATCCTTTTCTAAAAATTGTACGACTGATAATAATCAAAAAAACTGTAAAAACTATTTGATAGAAAAATAGGTTCAATGTATCTTTCCCTAAAAATATTAATACTGCAGGATTGGCAATTAATAAATTGGGAACAAATAACATAGTGATCAATCTGTTAATACCTGTAAAAATATTATATGGATACTTAGAAATTCCAATATAATTCAAAAATACATCTACTTTTGAAAATTTAGTTGGGAACCAAAATGAACTAATCGTTATTAGAAACCAAATTGAATAATATATAATACAACCACACATTAAAGAAAGGATATAAAATAATATTTTTAATGAATTTAAATGTACATTTAAATTTCCATAACTTATAAAAATGATCGCAAGACCAAAAAAAGTATTCACGAATTGAACTAAATTAAATGATCTAAAAATATAGAACAACTGAGTATCAAACGGCCTCAATAAAATTTGATCCAAGTTACCACTCAAAATATCTGATTCTAAAATTCCCATACTTCTAATTAACAATCCCATCATAACTCCATCTACAATAGTGTAGGAACCTACCAAAAATAAAATTTGATAATAGTCCCAACCATTAAAAGAGTCTATGTTTAAGAAAATCAATCTAAAAAATACAATAGGTAAACCAATCCACAGTATCGACGAAAATAGACCACAAAAGAAGTCAAAATGAAAATTCATATCAGATTTAAAACCAAAATGAAGTAGCCTAAAAATTACTTTTATTCTAAACATTTTATCCTCCCACATTTGAGAAGTGCTCCACTCCTTTTCTCAATATGAATCTTGATATAATATAAAAAATGATGCACCAAATCAATTGAATACAAATAATTCTCAAATAGTCTATTAATTTATATGTATCATTACTAAACATCTGAAGCGGTTCATATACTAAGTATTTAAAAGGTAATACATCTAAAAACAGACGAAAATTATTTGAAAAAAAACTTAAAGGCAATAATATTCCTGATAAAAACTGAATTACTATTTCTTTAACAGTAAGGACAAAAAATATATTTTCTAACCAAAAAGAAAGCATACCTACACAACATGATATTAAAAACCATAGAACCATAGATAGAATAATTGCAATACTTCCTAAAATAAGAATTTCAATGGTTAATAACTCATTCTTGTAATAAACACTGGAGAATAAAATGACAGGAATGATGATAAATAATAAATGAGCAAGCCTATCTCCAAGCATTTTACAAAAATAATACTTATAAAAAGTAACAGGTTTTATTAATATGCTAAAAAAATTTCCTGAATGAACATCGTCATTGATTTCCCAATCAACTGGATAAAAAACAAAATATGAAAAAATTATAGTCCCCAAATAGTATTGAACCATTGAGGTAAAATCATATCCTGCTATATTTATCTGGTTACTCTGATATATATACGTCCATAAAAATACTGATATCATAATTTGTATACTTGCCTGTAACATTAACAATAGTACACTTGATTTATAGTTCAAAATAGATCGAAATGATATCAGAATAATAGACATTTCTTTTTTCAATTGTGCTCCTTTTTTGTAAAATAGTTTTGTAAAATAATTTCTTCTAAAGAAAGATTTGATATTTCAAAATCTTCTATATCTACAAGCTTATTGATTGATTCTAATGTCTCAAAGACAAAATCTCTAGGTATTTTTAGTATACATTCCGATTTTGTTTGAGAAATGACTACTACTCCTTTAACAGAGCATAACTCTGGTACCAAATCTAATGTCATTTTTATCTTTAAATATTTAAAATCAGAAAATTTAGATAAAATAACATCCATTGACTCCTGCAAAATAATTTTTCCTTTGTCAATGACGATTAATTCGTCACAAACAGACGAAATATCATCCATATCATGACTCGTTAAAATAATAGTAGTATGACATTCTTCATTCATTTTCTTTAAAAATGTTCTGATATCTTTTTTAGACTGTATATCTAACCCTATAGTAGGCTCGTCTAAAAATAATATTTCCGGACTTGTTAAAGATGCCGCGATAAACTCCATTTTCATTTTTTGTCCAAGAGAGAGGGTCCGGACCTGCTGGTAAAGCTGATCTTTTACATTCAACAAATTGCTTAATTCCTGAATTCGTTCTTGTAAAATCGCCGGTTCTACCTCATATAAAGTACCAATCAATTGAAAATAATCCATAGCCGAAACATCTTGAAATAACTGTAATTTATTTCCTACTACTATTGAAATTTTTTTTCTAAAATTTATACTTCTTTTAAATGGAATTTCTCCATTCACTTCTAATTTTCCGGAACTAGGATAAAGAGTCCCAGTCAACATTTTAATCGTTGTGGATTTACCAGCTCCATTACTCCCAATAAAGCCAACTATACTCCCTCTCTTAATCGTAAAACTAATATCTTGAACAGCTCGAATCGTTATTTGATTACGTTTCAAAAATCTCTTGATAAATGGGAGTCTTGAATCAAAATTATAAAAATTTTTAGATAAATTCTGAGCATTAATAACTATTTCACTCATATATCTCTCCTTTCGATAAAATATATTTACTTGTACTTTTTCCATACTTTACCAAAATGCTAAAGATTGAGCTAAAATCTTCGGGATGGGTAAAATAATATTTGTCTTTAAAAAGTTTCTCAAAACCTTCAAGGCGATTATTGAAATCATTAAATTTTGTATTGTCTAGCTGGTTGAATGTCTCTTTAATATCCATAAACTTTCTCCGTGATTCTTTATTTCACTTTATAAATAGAAGAGTGTCTATATATTTATAGATCCTCAAGAACTTGCATTTTATCAAGTATAAGTAGAATAGTATGTAAGGGTTTATATATTCATATTATATGATTATTTAAGGAATCCGTCAATTTTCCACATTATTATATGACAAAATGTATTTTTTAAAAATGCAAAAATCTATGAGCAAGATGTTTGACTTCCTTTTTTAAAGTATATATACTTATATTAACCTTAGAAAAGAAAAATGTTTGAACAGATATTCAATAATAATTACTTTTTTTAAAATTAAAATTCGAACTTTAAATTTTTATCTTTTTTATATTATTGAGTAACCTAAATTGCCCAATTTGTAAAATTTAGCTAGACAAAAAAAGACATCCAAGAGAAATTTCTTAAATGTCTGTAAACGTTGATATAAGCGTGTTGATTAACGTTTTGATAATTGTGATGCTTTACGAGCTTTCTTAAGACCTGGTTTCCTAAATACTTCGAGTACACTTATGGTATTGATACCTCTAAACAAGCGACCTTCAGGTTGACTTCCTCTTAAACTGTCTTGTCACTAACATTTGAAATCCACTTCCTTTTAGGGTACAATGGTAGAAATGAATTTTTGAGAGGAACAGAATGAAAAAACTAGCAACCCTTCTTTTACTATCCACTGTAGCCTTAGCTGGATGTAGCAACATCCAACGTAGTTTGCGTGGTGATGACTATGTAGATTCTAGCTTGGCCGCTGAGGAAAGCTCCAAAGCAGCAGCCCAATCTGCCAAGGAGTTAAATGATGCTTTGACAAACGAAAACGCCAATTTCCCACAACTATCTAAAGAAGTTGCTGAAGACGAGGCTGAAGTGATTCTCCACACAAGTCAGGGTGATATCCGTATTAAACTCTTCCCTAAACTCGCTCCTCTAGCAGTTGAAAACTTCCTTACTCATGCCAAAGAAGGCTACTATAACGGCATTACCTTCCACCGTGTCATCGATGGCTTTATGGTCCAAACTGGAGATCCAAAGGGAGATGGTACAGGTGGTCAGTCCATCTGGCATGACAAGGATAAGACAAAAGACAAGGGAACTGGTTTCAAGAACGAAATTACTCCTTATCTCTATAACATCCGTGGTGCTCTTTCTATGGCCAATACTGGTCAACCAAACACCAATGGTAGCCAATTCTTCATCAACCAAAATTCTACAGATACCTCTGCTAAACTCCCTACAAGCAAGTATCCAAAGAAAATCATCGAGGCCTATAAAGAAGGGGGAAACCCTAGTCTAGATGGCAAACACCCAGTCTTTGGTCAAGTGATTGACGGTATGGATGTTGTAGATAAAATTGCCAAAGCCGAAAAAGATGAAAAAGACAAGCCAACGACTGCTATTACTATCGATAGCATCGAAGTGGTGAAAGACTACGATTTTAAATCTTAAAAACCCAAAAATACAGTATCCACATTCGATACTGTATTTCTTTTACTCTCATTCTTAAGTTAAATTATTAAAATCCCATACTTGGTCCATCCAGCCTTCATAAAAGTCTGGTTCATGGCAGACCATAAGAATAGATCCCTTGTATTCTTTGAGGGCACGTTTGAGTTCATCCTTAGCATCCACATCCAGGTGGTTAGTCGGCTCGTCCAACACTAAAACGTTGTTTTCACGATTCATCAAGAGACAGAAACGCACTTTTGCTTGTTCCCCACCTGACAAGACCTGAATTTGACTTTCGATATGCTTGGTTGTCAAACCACAACGAGCAAGGGCTGCACGGACTTCTGCTTGATTAAGTGCAGGAAAGGCATTCCAAACTGCTTCTAGTGGTGTTTGACGATTGCCTCCTTCTACTTCCTGTTCAAAGTAACCAAGTTCTAGGTAGTCTCCGCGTTCCACTTCCCCAGCGATTGGTGGGATAATTCCCAAGAGACTCTTCAAGAGAGTTGTTTTCCCGATACCATTTGCTCCGATAATGGCAACCTTTTGATTACGTTCAAAGGTGAGGTTTAAGGGCTTAGTAAGAGGACGGTCATAACCAATCTGCAAGTCCTTGGCTTGGAAGATAAAGCGCCCTGGTGTACGAGCTGGTTTGAAATCAAAGGATGGTTTTGGTTTCTCACTTTGGAGTTCGATAATATCCATCTTATCCAATTTCTTCTGACGAGACATGGCCATGTTTCGTGTTGCAACACGCGCTTTGTTTCGCGCGACGAAGTCCTTGAGGTCTGCAATTTCTTTTTGCTGACGTTCATAGGCTGCCTCTAGCTGAGATTTCTTCATGGCATAGACTTCTTGGAACTGG carries:
- the rpsP gene encoding 30S ribosomal protein S16 — encoded protein: MAVKIRLTRMGSKKKPFYRINVADSRSPRDGRFIETVGTYNPLVAENQVTLKEDRVLAWLADGAQPSDTVRNILSKEGVLKKFHDSKFSK
- a CDS encoding DUF3796 domain-containing protein — translated: MKKSQKMRGLIAMIAVALFIDFIVLFGSNLSWGPKLVITGISVSGQIVAICSWLHKSQKGKGKIIFDLSAKLYTILVFAASIFYTVGIWVATPSESSGIKEWILGIGLVIEVIVFGFFSLKNVKETPDERFYANLAKAASLMLVFTLGALMSLTVIIGYMGSLTLYMGQVFISIAALIFIFAVVYFILERRG
- a CDS encoding helix-turn-helix transcriptional regulator, giving the protein MAKESKIITNLKSVRESTGMTQQELADLIGMRRETILHLENNRYNPSLEMALKIAQVFNLKVEDLFELRQNEEA
- a CDS encoding ABC transporter permease encodes the protein MFRIKVIFRLLHFGFKSDMNFHFDFFCGLFSSILWIGLPIVFFRLIFLNIDSFNGWDYYQILFLVGSYTIVDGVMMGLLIRSMGILESDILSGNLDQILLRPFDTQLFYIFRSFNLVQFVNTFFGLAIIFISYGNLNVHLNSLKILFYILSLMCGCIIYYSIWFLITISSFWFPTKFSKVDVFLNYIGISKYPYNIFTGINRLITMLFVPNLLIANPAVLIFLGKDTLNLFFYQIVFTVFLIIISRTIFRKGLKKYESAGR
- a CDS encoding ABC transporter permease, translating into MLQASIQIMISVFLWTYIYQSNQINIAGYDFTSMVQYYLGTIIFSYFVFYPVDWEINDDVHSGNFFSILIKPVTFYKYYFCKMLGDRLAHLLFIIIPVILFSSVYYKNELLTIEILILGSIAIILSMVLWFLISCCVGMLSFWLENIFFVLTVKEIVIQFLSGILLPLSFFSNNFRLFLDVLPFKYLVYEPLQMFSNDTYKLIDYLRIICIQLIWCIIFYIISRFILRKGVEHFSNVGG
- a CDS encoding ABC transporter ATP-binding protein gives rise to the protein MSEIVINAQNLSKNFYNFDSRLPFIKRFLKRNQITIRAVQDISFTIKRGSIVGFIGSNGAGKSTTIKMLTGTLYPSSGKLEVNGEIPFKRSINFRKKISIVVGNKLQLFQDVSAMDYFQLIGTLYEVEPAILQERIQELSNLLNVKDQLYQQVRTLSLGQKMKMEFIAASLTSPEILFLDEPTIGLDIQSKKDIRTFLKKMNEECHTTIILTSHDMDDISSVCDELIVIDKGKIILQESMDVILSKFSDFKYLKIKMTLDLVPELCSVKGVVVISQTKSECILKIPRDFVFETLESINKLVDIEDFEISNLSLEEIILQNYFTKKEHN
- a CDS encoding peptidylprolyl isomerase; the protein is MKKLATLLLLSTVALAGCSNIQRSLRGDDYVDSSLAAEESSKAAAQSAKELNDALTNENANFPQLSKEVAEDEAEVILHTSQGDIRIKLFPKLAPLAVENFLTHAKEGYYNGITFHRVIDGFMVQTGDPKGDGTGGQSIWHDKDKTKDKGTGFKNEITPYLYNIRGALSMANTGQPNTNGSQFFINQNSTDTSAKLPTSKYPKKIIEAYKEGGNPSLDGKHPVFGQVIDGMDVVDKIAKAEKDEKDKPTTAITIDSIEVVKDYDFKS